TTAAGTGAGTGAGTGCTCCGAGAATCCGTTCTCGACGCTTCTAGCTGGGGGGGACTAACTAGTTCTGTGTGTTGGGTACAGCAGAATGTACTTCCTAGGGGGCGCGTACTCTATTGTGATGTGATATGCTGTGTTACAAGATAATGCATTCCTCctatatatgtaataaACTATATATAGTGTAGAGTAGagtgtagtgtagtgtaTGTAGTGTGTCCAGGGTTGTAgatatatttattattgattttCGAAGTTGGATTCTCTAATTAGAATCCAGGTAGATAGATTCCTACTCGAATCTGAAGTTATCCAGGAAATCCCAGGATTCGTGCGACGCTGCGGGACGGTCTGCGAGACGTTCTGCGGGTAGACGCATAAATGACGAAAATATTACTGATTGCCATACGAGGCTCTCTGTAGCGGCGTAGGCAGGTCCCCAGGAATCaatttgaatttcaatttaattttaatttaattcAATCTGTGATAGTAATGGCCGTGatgttgatttttttttttttttttttttttttttcgtgAGACAGTCAGTCAGTAGCTTTTTCCATTGTACACGGGCGGCGGCTGATTGGATCTGTGTTGTCACTGCGTACGGGAGCGGATTCTGTAGATTTggttttggatttggatttgaatTTGGGTTTGGAAAGTGAGAAGAAAAGGGGGAGGGGGGAGATTTACGCTACTATGGGTTGTGCGGGTGTTTGTGGGGGCAAGTGGCTAGAACAAAAATTTCACTTGGCTTTTTTGGAACACACGGCCAGAACGTGGGGGAAAACGGAGGAGGGAAGAGAGAGGCGGGAAGTATTTCTCCGCTTGTGTGTGGTCACGTGGACTTGACCGGCGATTAGCATGGTGAGGATTGCCGAGAAATGGGAAGTTTGGGGGGAGTGTGTGTATTTCGTGTCCGAGACATGCACACCACACACCTTCGCCTCCCCATTCGAACCCCGAAGGTCGCAtttttgcttgtttttttttttgttttgtttagtttttttttttttttttttttttcaaaacttCAACATCGCATCACATCGCATCacatcgcatcgcatcgcatccATCGCCTCAACAACTTACCACCAGttaaagagaagaaagggGACACACAGAAAAATACTCTGGTAATAATGTAATAGCCagatgaaagaaagaaatatgcATACGCCACTTCTTCTGGCAACTGGGAGTATCGATGGTTAAAGTGTTGTGTGTTGCTGAGAAGAACAGCATCGCGAAAAACGTCGCCCAGATTCTCTCGGGAGGAAGGTCCACCATGCGGCCCTCCACCTCCCCCTACATCAAAAATTACGACTTCCAATACGATTTCCAATGGCTCAACATGGGAAGGTGCAATGTGACGATGACTGCTGTGGCGGGCCATCTGATGAACCTCGCTTTCCCGCAACGCGAATTCGGCTGGGGCAAGTGCGACCCAAACGCGTTGTTCGATGCGCCCACCATTGACGAGATGGACGACAAGATCGTCAAGAATCTCCAGAACGAGGGTCGTCACGCTACACatttgatgatttggacCGATTGCGATCGCGAGGGCGAGTGTATCGGCTGGGAAATTGTCCAAGCGGTGGGTCGATCAAACCCTAGACTCGTATCACAGGGCCAGGGTCAAGGGTACGGCCAGAGCTCAGCCATATACAGGGCAGTCTTCTCACATTTGGATCCCTCTCATATCATATACGCGGCAAACAACCCGCGCTCTCTCGACCAGCGACAGGTCGACGCCGTAAGGGCGCGACAAGAGATCGATCTACGAGCCGGCCTCGCCTTCACTAGACTCCTCACGGGAAGCTACAGGTCCCTGCTCCAGTCGGACCACGAGTATATCCAGCTCGCCAAAAAATCAGATAAACCTATCATCTCCTATGGTACTTGTCAGTTCCCAACCCTTGGTTTCGTCGTTGATAGGTACGAACGTGTTGTCAACTTCGTTCCAGAACAGTTCTGGCACATTACACTCTCGGTAAAGGATACAGACGGCTCGGATAGTAAGGTGAAGTTTCAGTGGGAAAGAGGACATCTCTTCGATAGACTCGCAGTGCTTACCATTTACGAATCCTGCATAGAAAAAAGTGAAGATAAGGCAAAAGTTATCCACGTCTCGTCaagagaaacgaaaaagtATAGGCCCCTACCACTTACCACCGTTGAACTCCAAAAGAATTGCTCccgtttcttcaaattaaGCGCTAAGAAAACTTTAGATGCCGCTGAAAAGTTGTACCAACAGGGCTTCATCTCTTACCCAAGAACAGAAACAGATAAgtttccaacaaaaactgACCTTAAGTCTTTGCTAGCCAAACATAAGGATCACAGCGAATGGGGGTCATACGTTGAAAACCTCTTGGACGAAAACTCACAAAGTACAAACAAATTTCAGTGGCCCAGAGCAGGTTCTCACGACGATCAAGCGCATCCTCCGATCCATCCCATCCTGTGTGTTGACATATCTAGATCAGACAACAGAATGTCATCAGATGAAAAGACAGTTTATAACTACGTCGTAAAGCATTTCCTGGCTTGTTGCTCCACTGATGCAAGAGGCAGATCTACTACACTTCGGTTGAACTGGGGTGACGAAACGTTCTACGCAAACGGAATCCAAGTGTTGGAAAGGAACTTTCTCGACATATACCAATGGGCAGATTGGAAATCAAACGATACTTTGCCCGCGTTCCAAATGAACGATCAAGTCATCGTGTCAAAAACAGAAATGAAATCAGGCCAAACTTCCCCTCCAAAACATATGACAGAAAGTGAGTTGATTATGCTCATGGATGCCAACGGAATTGGCACAGATGCTACTATTGCAGACCATATagaaaagatcaaatcGAGAAATTATATTAAAGTACAAGCCGGATCTGGATCTGGTGCTAAAAAATCTAATGCTGTATTCATACCCACTTCATTGGGCCGTTCACTGGTTCAtggttttgaaaaaattgGTCTTGAAGAATCATTCTCAAAACCTTTCTTAAGAAGAGATTTGGAACAAGATCTGCAAAGAATATGTGGCGgaagtaaagaaaagaaagaggttGTTTCGATGATTATCGAAATGTATAGaaattattatcaaatCACAACTAACCAGATGGGAAACCTCATAAAGGTTTACAACGACATTAAGGCAGAAAGTCAAGCTCATATAGCCCAGCGGAATAGGGCAAGTTAACCATCACCTAtctttatattatacaaTAAAACGTTGATATTCGAAAACATgtatagatatatatatcttaATATTTACAGCTTCAATATAGCATTTGCCTAAAGGTATTTCAATACAAACCTTTCAAATTGTTTAGTTTTTGGTCATCGgttattcttcttcttaggCAAAATGGAAACATTTACATAACTATGGCTTGATCTTTTAAAGATGTTGCTCTACACCAACAAGCAGAATTTTGTGATTCAACTTGGATCCATACCTTGATGTTTGCATTTTCGAATACTCTCTCaactcttttctttataatTGTGGAATTTTCTCCGTCTGCATATTGAATGTGAATATAGCCTACCAAAATTGTTTTCGATGGTTTACCGCTGTTTGTTACTTGTCCATTTTGTGTATCATGTAAATGGGAATGGGTATGTGagtccttcttttcatctgGACCATGATGAGAATGCGAATGTGACGTTTCGTTTGAGGGTTCGTGAACATGGCTATGACTGTGGCCGTGACTGTGGCCATGGCTGTGGcctgatgatgatgaagattcAGGCCAAAATCTTGGAGTAGTATATCCTGTGACTCCAGGTGTTGTGGAAATCTGGTTCAATACGTTTTTCAATAAGGCATGCTTCTTGTCATCAACCTTCAATAGCATGCTCGAACCAGTGGACTTTAACAACGGAAGCGAGCTTAATAAAATCAATACTGCGATGAAAAATGATGCTATAGgatcaaatatttgtaGTTTGAAAATCTTAGTCAATAGGGTGGAAACTATAACACCTACTGAGCCAAGTGTATCGGCTAAGACATGGAGGAAAATACCTCTCATGTTATCATTAGAATCGTGATCATGACTATGCGCATGGCCGTGATCGAACGCAAAAAGGCCAACCACATTCACTAATAAACCTAAAACAGAGACTACCAATAGTTCGGTGGTTCCTAAAATGGTGACAGGATTGAAGATTCTCTGAACCGATTCGATAAATATTTCCATCACAATACCAATTAATAATACACCGTTAGTGAACCCGGCTAGAGTCTCCAAATATCCTAAGGCAAATGGGAACTCGTCGCTGGCGGAGTGTTTAGATAAGACACCTGCTAGTAACCCAAGGAATAGTGATGTACAGTCAAGAGCCATATGCAAAGAGTCCGATAGTAAACCCAAAGAATGCGATCTGAAGGAGTACAATAATTGCACGAACATAAATGCTgtgttcaacaacaaaaatgaaaagataCTCTTGGTTTCCTTGTTTGTCACCAATTCCATTAGCAAGCTACTAGTAGTCAGGAATTCCTTTTCAACCAGTCCATCAATTGACCCATCGTGTGAATGCTGATGTACTGAATTTGAATGGGTGTGGGAGTGGTGCTCACAATGCttatcaacttcttcatcagtcTTAATGAAGCGAGATAATGAATCGTACTCTATGTGACGTGTTAATACTGCACTCGAGACAATGAATAGAATAGTTAATATGTCGCTTATCAAAGAACTTGATATCGAGTTGAATGataaatatttcaatatcataGCCATTGTCCCTATTATAGTAGCAGAGTACTGGTTTTGCCATACTCTGGCCAAAGGCTCATTTCCTAGGGTTGATTTTATATCATGACAAACCAACAATAAAACAATAGCGCAACCCAAGAAGACGAAAAGCATTGAGTAGTTGATTTTAGTGATTTCAGTTTGATTCTCTTTTGATAGGTGCACCCACATATACATGATCGCTAAGGAAATCATTGATGTAAGAAATAATGCCCATTTAGGAACTTTTATGTGGTCCAGGAAATTAAGCGATCTCTTGCTTCGTTTTTGCAATACTAAGATTGATAAAAGCAAAACGTATGATAATATTGTTGTGAATGATAGTGAGTTATCGTAATAATCTATCCCTATGCTCAACAAAGGTAATATAGAGTATTTCCATAAATTATAGTCAGTCGCAGTCACCAATTGTAACAATAGAACAGATAATGTGGATGCCTCCACAGGCCCTAGAAATAGATTTAAGAGCATCACGAGGAAAAGGATCAATAAAGTCAACCCATGGTTGTTGAACGTTCGCAGATACTGGCAACATAGTGTGATTAGAGACGATGCAAAAGTAGGTAAAACCAAATACTGGATCAATAGCGGAACATGGCTATCGGATTGATCTAAAATATTCTCGTGTACAGTTAAGATCAAATTGTTCGATAATAGTAAAGTAGGGTATAAAAGAGTCAACGGGATTTGGCTGAGTAGCCTATTTGCTTTCGATTGTGAAGTTGTACTCTGAGGCATCTTGGATAGATGGATGGGCTAATATATGTAAAACCTTTTTTAATACGGTAGTTTCGGAAGTAGCAAAACGGCCTCCAAAAAGTTATGTTGCGAGAGCAAACCAAACACAAATATCTTCCCTATACTAATCCTTCCGTCTCAAAACATGGAGATCCGACTCTGATAAATCGCTTGGTTCCCTACAGTACACCCTTCCTCGGAAACACCCTTCACATTTTCGTATTCGTGTCAAATATTGCAATGCCGTTGATActtattttatttacatATTTGAATGGACTTTGATggttatatataaaaatcGTTACCCGGtcaaatatttttcagttttaaGGGTCCTCTTGGCAATTCACTAACGGGTATACGACAGGACATAAAGCTACTTACTATCAAGCGGCATCAGGTGGGAAGCGTGTCTGCGTGTATGTCTTACTTACATAGCTTATTGTTTAAACTAGTATTTGGAACTGTGGAGCACAAATTTTGGAATGTAGGAGATATGATCAAATTCGATGTCATATCTGACCTAGGGTCATAAGTAATATTGCTTCTGTCATTAATCATATTATGTATGCCGATATATGTGTATAGTGTTGTTGAGATATTCTATTTCTGAATTTTGTTTAGAGCTTTAAAACCTGGCTACCACCTTGGTACTCAAATGGCTCGAAGCCATATTTCTGCGCAAAATGTTTTGGTACAAATCTGCCTCCAACATAATGGTTTGCTTCTGGCTTCAAGAATTTGGCACAAGGTTTGGGAACAGTTAAAGAAACGAGGGTATTTGGTTGTATTGACTTCTCATCAACTGGTCCATTGTCTACATCCCACCCACTGGGGACGTCGACTGCCACAATTGGCACTTTGTTTTCtaatttcttcaatctGGATAATATGTCATTGAACGGTTCTCTCAATGGTGGGTGGAACGAAAAGCCAAACATTGAATCCACTACACAAACCGTCTTTTCGTGCTCTAGATATTCCACCCATTTGCCTTCATCTGGACCTTGCCCCAATACTGGCACGTTGAAGAACTCTAGCTGTTTCACCAACTGCCCGTAAAACTCTTCTCTTCCGGATCTTTTAGGGTAGTAGACAACCGGTTCATAACCGAACAACTTCAAATGTCTTGCACATACTAACCCATCACCACCATTGTTACCTGGTCCGGATATAACGAGCACCTGGTTCTTAGATGGCTGGACAGGAAACTGATGGAGTACTGCTTGGGCAACAGACAATCCAGCAAGTTCCATTAGCTGCTGCAAAGTAAACCCTACCGGGCCCATCAACTCTTGATCAATGGTTGCTGCGACTTTTGAACTAACAGTTTTGAACGACATATCTTGATGTGGTAGTACAATATGTAGGCGATTCCTGGCTATACATATGCTGTAATGAAATTACCATGTACACTAAATATTCAACTGATGATGGTAATAGTGATAATAAACTCTCTGTTGTGATTTTCCCCATTAAATACTTTGCACAGATCATAAAATATGATGTGATGTGGTCGGACAAAATTAGTAAGAAATAGAATGGCAAATGGCTGTagccattgccattgatTTTAGTGGGGGGTGGAATATGTAGGGATTGTATGGTAGAAGAATATATGTAGGAGTGGGTGTGTGTGAATGAATATATCATCTTGCTATTTTCTCCGAGAAATTTCAGCGATTGTTGGTGTTTGCGCTTAAGGATGAGCGCAGGTACTTCATGTCTTCCATTAAAAGCTTCTTTAACCAGATAATTTCTTTACGTTGCTGCTCCAAGTCATTTTGAAGTATCGATATACGCtgatctttttctttgagtAGCCGTTCGTAGGCACTTATTGTTACGTCGGGAGTTGTATGCTGCTGTCCCTTTTTTTGGTGACTATCCTCGAGGGAATTCATGGGGGCTACTGTTGGTGGTGCGGTAGCTGTTGATGTAGGTTGGGAATGGTTGGTGCCCTGCGGGTTCCTGAGTTGTAGCAACTCTTCGacgacttcttcttctctcgAGTTTACATCTCCGTATATTCTTGGCCTTTTTCTCGTCGTTTGGCCCTCGGAGTTGGACTTTTCTATGATTTTGCTTACGTTGTTACTGATTGCCATGGCACTGGGCCACTCAAATTGACCATTGGGCGTATGGTGTGCGCTTGTTTGTATATTTGTATAGTAGTCTTGGTCTTGTCCACGCCCCACTTGCTCTAGTTTGTTGTCTACTTGTGCTAGTGTGAAACCCGGTGACGTGATGGCAGATTTTCTTCGCGGGGCCAACACAGGTGATTCCCTTGCGGAGGTTGTCGTGCTTTTACGTTGGCGCAAAGGACCAATCGTTCCGGTTTTCCTATCGTAGACCTTATCAATATTCAACGTAAGGATCTGCCACAATGGGTCCTCTACATCGTCCCTGATCTTCCAACTTTGCTCGTCCAACCTTAAAAAGTACCGGTTGTAAGGGCTCTCCTCATAGCTGAGAAGAATCTCCTTCAAGATCTGCTGAAACCTCTGGAAGAGCTCTATGTTCGATTTCGGCACGCTTGATTGCTCATCCAACGGTACCACAGACACTAGTGCGTTGTACAATTGTGAGAGTTTCTGGAAATACTCCAAATGTCTATTGTCCAACCGTTTCATCGATATTGGAGATTGCTGGTTCGCATTGATCGAGCTGCTCAACAACTCGGATAGATTCAATACCTCGCCATTCGATATCAGCTGGTATCCTCTAATTAAAAATACATCGAGTTTTCCTTGATGGTGCATAATACCGGTAGGACTACTATGTTCAGTACTTCCTATCTCAGACATATATAGCAGTTTCTAGGGGCTGCGGCTTATAATACTTCTCTGTACTCGTAAATTATTGTCTGACCTCCCACAATCCAGACTCGCAATACCAATGCGCAAATATCTCtctgtatgtatataaaatctcttctttctataGCTTTTTCATGGTGAAGAGAGTTTAATTATCATTGAATCACATCACCTCATGTCACTTGCTTGTACAAGACTGAGAAAGAGAACGGAAAATCGCACTATAGAAGAAGCGCTGTGTAGCCTAGCAAGGCATTAGATTGTACCAGGTGTACATCCAGACCCGGCACCGTGCGTGTTTCGAAGAGCTGTTTTAGAAGCTTCGTattggtcacgtgatatagTATAAACCACCCCTCTCTCTAtctatgtatatatatgtatgcatgtatgtatgtataatAGAGAAATGTAGCCTTAGCACATAGAACGGGTCATTGCTAGACAGCTACACATGTCCCGACGCGAGTCGTGTGGGGGCTGTATACATACGTACGCCCAGCTTCCCCCAATCCGAGGATTTCCCCTCTGGTTTCTAGGTTCTGTGcccttttcctttgtatTCCTACTTGATTCGCGTATATTTTAGATGAAAAGTTTCGAGTATGGtagaagaatcaaagaTCTGCTACTTTGAGTAAGTAAAAATAGTAAGTAATTGtttgaagaggaaaagacaAGAGCTTCAGCTGAGATAGGTCGTTTTGAAGTTTATTCAAGTTCAATCTGGTTGATCAGCAGTATTACTTAGTGTGCGTTTGGGTGGTTTATAAAGGTTAATTTTGTTGCACAATGTCGATTAGTTCTGCATCTCAAGTGCTGTCGCCAAACATGAACTATGTGGGTACGCTTCGtagaaagaaggagaagagaGGTATCACGTTTTCCCTGATGCTAGTGGGTGCATCTGGTACTGGTAAGACAACTTTTGCCAATAATCTTTTGGAGTCTACTGTTTTTCCACACAGATACCAACAAGATGTTCCAGCTAGTACGAACAACGAGAATGTGAAGATAGTTCAGCCTACCAAGGTTGTTACGTTCAATTCGAGCAATGGTATTCCTAGCTATATGTCTCCATTTGATCCTGCTTCGCCATTCTTGGAGCCCGGGATCACTGTGACTTCAACTGCTCTGGAGATCACGACTAAGGCCAATGACGATGGAGACAATTCTGTGCCAGAGaagatcaacttcttcttgacaGACACCCTAGGGCTGGGTGAGAATCTAAACAATGAGCTATGTTTCGATGAGATTGTTTCGTACTTGGAACAGCAGTTTGATTCTGTGCTTGCGGAAGAAACAAGGATCCGCAGAAACCCGCGTTTTCAAGATACAAGAGTCCATGTCGCGTTATATTTCATTGAACCAACGGGACACGGCTTACGTGAATTGGACGTGGAAACAATGAAGAGACTGTCTCGTTACACAAACGTTCTGCCTATCATTTCTAGGGCGGACTCCTTCAATCCTG
This genomic interval from Kluyveromyces marxianus DMKU3-1042 DNA, complete genome, chromosome 4 contains the following:
- the GCR2 gene encoding Gcr2p, giving the protein MSEIGSTEHSSPTGIMHHQGKLDVFLIRGYQLISNGEVLNLSELLSSSINANQQSPISMKRLDNRHLEYFQKLSQLYNALVSVVPLDEQSSVPKSNIELFQRFQQILKEILLSYEESPYNRYFLRLDEQSWKIRDDVEDPLWQILTLNIDKVYDRKTGTIGPLRQRKSTTTSARESPVLAPRRKSAITSPGFTLAQVDNKLEQVGRGQDQDYYTNIQTSAHHTPNGQFEWPSAMAISNNVSKIIEKSNSEGQTTRKRPRIYGDVNSREEEVVEELLQLRNPQGTNHSQPTSTATAPPTVAPMNSLEDSHQKKGQQHTTPDVTISAYERLLKEKDQRISILQNDLEQQRKEIIWLKKLLMEDMKYLRSSLSANTNNR
- the TOP3 gene encoding DNA topoisomerase 3 codes for the protein MVKVLCVAEKNSIAKNVAQILSGGRSTMRPSTSPYIKNYDFQYDFQWLNMGRCNVTMTAVAGHLMNLAFPQREFGWGKCDPNALFDAPTIDEMDDKIVKNLQNEGRHATHLMIWTDCDREGECIGWEIVQAVGRSNPRLVSQGQGQGYGQSSAIYRAVFSHLDPSHIIYAANNPRSLDQRQVDAVRARQEIDLRAGLAFTRLLTGSYRSLLQSDHEYIQLAKKSDKPIISYGTCQFPTLGFVVDRYERVVNFVPEQFWHITLSVKDTDGSDSKVKFQWERGHLFDRLAVLTIYESCIEKSEDKAKVIHVSSRETKKYRPLPLTTVELQKNCSRFFKLSAKKTLDAAEKLYQQGFISYPRTETDKFPTKTDLKSLLAKHKDHSEWGSYVENLLDENSQSTNKFQWPRAGSHDDQAHPPIHPILCVDISRSDNRMSSDEKTVYNYVVKHFLACCSTDARGRSTTLRLNWGDETFYANGIQVLERNFLDIYQWADWKSNDTLPAFQMNDQVIVSKTEMKSGQTSPPKHMTESELIMLMDANGIGTDATIADHIEKIKSRNYIKVQAGSGSGAKKSNAVFIPTSLGRSLVHGFEKIGLEESFSKPFLRRDLEQDLQRICGGSKEKKEVVSMIIEMYRNYYQITTNQMGNLIKVYNDIKAESQAHIAQRNRAS
- the NNR1 gene encoding NADHX epimerase, whose product is MSFKTVSSKVAATIDQELMGPVGFTLQQLMELAGLSVAQAVLHQFPVQPSKNQVLVISGPGNNGGDGLVCARHLKLFGYEPVVYYPKRSGREEFYGQLVKQLEFFNVPVLGQGPDEGKWVEYLEHEKTVCVVDSMFGFSFHPPLREPFNDILSRLKKLENKVPIVAVDVPSGWDVDNGPVDEKSIQPNTLVSLTVPKPCAKFLKPEANHYVGGRFVPKHFAQKYGFEPFEYQGGSQVLKL
- the MSC2 gene encoding metal cation transporter MSC2, with protein sequence MPQSTTSQSKANRLLSQIPLTLLYPTLLLSNNLILTVHENILDQSDSHVPLLIQYLVLPTFASSLITLCCQYLRTFNNHGLTLLILFLVMLLNLFLGPVEASTLSVLLLQLVTATDYNLWKYSILPLLSIGIDYYDNSLSFTTILSYVLLLSILVLQKRSKRSLNFLDHIKVPKWALFLTSMISLAIMYMWVHLSKENQTEITKINYSMLFVFLGCAIVLLLVCHDIKSTLGNEPLARVWQNQYSATIIGTMAMILKYLSFNSISSSLISDILTILFIVSSAVLTRHIEYDSLSRFIKTDEEVDKHCEHHSHTHSNSVHQHSHDGSIDGLVEKEFLTTSSLLMELVTNKETKSIFSFLLLNTAFMFVQLLYSFRSHSLGLLSDSLHMALDCTSLFLGLLAGVLSKHSASDEFPFALGYLETLAGFTNGVLLIGIVMEIFIESVQRIFNPVTILGTTELLVVSVLGLLVNVVGLFAFDHGHAHSHDHDSNDNMRGIFLHVLADTLGSVGVIVSTLLTKIFKLQIFDPIASFFIAVLILLSSLPLLKSTGSSMLLKVDDKKHALLKNVLNQISTTPGVTGYTTPRFWPESSSSSGHSHGHSHGHSHSHVHEPSNETSHSHSHHGPDEKKDSHTHSHLHDTQNGQVTNSGKPSKTILVGYIHIQYADGENSTIIKKRVERVFENANIKVWIQVESQNSACWCRATSLKDQAIVM